From the Acidilutibacter cellobiosedens genome, one window contains:
- a CDS encoding DUF6438 domain-containing protein, protein MFEYIKLQRTMCYGTCPVYSVTVDNEGNVNYHGEMFVYKSGEQHWKISKKKVEQLNNLIEDFGFKSFTYEPGEEFITDQPSCITTVKYSDGQTKEIDHYYGHILIDDNLTAFEEKIDRIIGTKKYVNPRLYIYQVEEKTSEASIRFIVISASEIEAIDLVEKECDKQEILEWKVQKIGIATDDYYGPIIIMKSV, encoded by the coding sequence ATGTTCGAATACATAAAATTGCAAAGAACAATGTGCTATGGAACTTGCCCTGTTTATAGTGTAACAGTAGATAACGAGGGCAATGTAAATTATCATGGAGAAATGTTTGTATATAAGAGCGGAGAGCAGCATTGGAAGATATCAAAGAAAAAGGTAGAACAATTAAATAACTTGATTGAGGATTTTGGGTTTAAGTCTTTCACATATGAACCAGGGGAGGAGTTCATTACAGACCAGCCTTCTTGTATTACTACAGTTAAATATTCTGATGGGCAAACTAAAGAAATTGACCATTACTATGGACACATTTTGATAGATGATAATTTGACCGCATTTGAAGAGAAGATAGATAGAATAATAGGCACTAAAAAATATGTAAATCCAAGGTTATACATATATCAGGTCGAAGAAAAGACTTCAGAAGCGTCAATTAGGTTTATAGTTATTTCTGCTTCTGAAATAGAAGCAATAGATTTAGTAGAAAAAGAATGTGATAAACAAGAAATATTGGAATGGAAGGTGCAGAAGATAGGGATTGCTACAGATGACTATTATGGACCCATAATAATTATGAAAAGTGTTTGA
- a CDS encoding ArsR/SmtB family transcription factor gives MDFIEIFKALGDENRIRILNLLIREELCVCEIETMLGMTQSNASRHLNKLKSAGIITSDKKSQWVYYGVNNEFIKENNLLYEFLKNKINENVQYLKDVERLKKYKSSNFTCEQLREDKKQVLKFLRK, from the coding sequence TTGGATTTCATAGAAATATTTAAGGCATTGGGAGATGAAAATAGGATTAGAATATTAAATCTGTTAATAAGAGAAGAACTTTGTGTATGTGAAATAGAGACGATGCTAGGAATGACTCAGTCCAACGCTTCAAGACATTTAAACAAATTAAAAAGCGCAGGTATTATAACTAGTGATAAGAAGTCACAATGGGTTTATTATGGAGTAAATAACGAATTTATTAAGGAAAATAATTTGCTGTATGAATTTCTTAAAAACAAGATTAACGAAAATGTACAATACCTAAAAGATGTTGAAAGGCTTAAAAAATATAAAAGCAGTAACTTTACTTGTGAGCAATTAAGAGAAGATAAAAAGCAAGTTCTAAAGTTTCTTCGAAAGTAG
- a CDS encoding permease, with amino-acid sequence MNILTMLFGWLNDQLLKMKWLSELIRLLMEKVFGLSINDRIGGSIHFFIYDTIKIFILLSVLIFIVSYIQSYFPPERTKKILGRIKGIKGNILGALLGTITPFCSCSSIPIFIGFTSAGLPLGVTFSFLISSPMVDLASLMLLMSFFGAKIAIAYVVVGLILAVVGGTLIEKLGLEKYVEGYVREIENVDTDFIEMSRDERISYSKEQVKDIIHKVWLYVLIGVGIGAAIHNWIPQSVIENVIGENNPFAVLMATVVGIPMYADIFGTLPIAEALFTKGVGIGTILSFMMAVTALSLPSMIMLSKVVKPKLLAIFVSIVSVGIIIIGYLFNAFSYIFI; translated from the coding sequence ATGAATATACTAACAATGTTATTTGGCTGGTTAAATGACCAATTATTAAAAATGAAATGGCTTTCAGAACTTATAAGGCTTCTTATGGAGAAAGTATTTGGCTTGTCGATTAATGATAGAATAGGTGGAAGTATTCACTTCTTTATCTATGATACTATTAAAATTTTTATTTTATTATCGGTATTAATTTTTATTGTATCTTATATCCAAAGTTATTTTCCACCAGAAAGGACTAAAAAGATACTCGGTAGAATAAAGGGTATAAAAGGAAATATACTTGGCGCACTACTTGGAACTATCACACCATTTTGTAGTTGTTCCAGTATACCGATTTTTATAGGATTTACTTCGGCTGGATTACCTTTAGGTGTAACTTTCTCTTTCCTGATTTCTTCACCGATGGTAGATTTAGCATCATTAATGCTTTTAATGTCATTTTTCGGTGCCAAAATTGCCATAGCCTATGTGGTTGTAGGTCTTATTCTTGCTGTTGTCGGAGGTACTTTAATTGAAAAGTTGGGACTTGAAAAATATGTAGAGGGATATGTTAGAGAGATAGAGAATGTAGATACTGATTTTATAGAAATGAGTCGTGATGAAAGAATTTCTTATTCAAAAGAACAAGTTAAGGATATTATCCATAAGGTATGGTTATATGTATTAATTGGGGTAGGGATAGGAGCAGCAATTCACAATTGGATTCCTCAATCAGTTATAGAAAATGTGATTGGAGAAAATAATCCATTTGCAGTTTTAATGGCTACAGTAGTTGGTATTCCTATGTATGCTGATATATTTGGTACACTACCAATAGCAGAGGCTTTATTTACAAAAGGAGTAGGAATAGGGACAATATTATCCTTTATGATGGCAGTAACTGCCTTGTCACTTCCTTCTATGATAATGCTTAGTAAAGTAGTAAAACCTAAACTTCTAGCAATCTTTGTATCCATTGTATCAGTAGGAATTATAATTATTGGATATCTATTTAATGCTTTTTCGTATATTTTCATATAA
- a CDS encoding thioredoxin family protein, with the protein MVIKVLGSGCANCKKLEANVNEAVKELGIEATIEKVQNFKDIAAYGVMRTPALVVDEQVKIAGKIPTVEEIKKYL; encoded by the coding sequence ATGGTAATTAAAGTTTTAGGTTCAGGATGTGCGAATTGTAAAAAATTAGAGGCTAATGTTAACGAGGCTGTTAAAGAATTGGGAATTGAAGCCACAATTGAAAAAGTGCAAAATTTTAAGGACATTGCAGCATATGGTGTGATGAGAACACCCGCTTTGGTGGTAGATGAACAGGTTAAAATTGCAGGAAAAATTCCAACAGTGGAAGAAATAAAGAAGTATTTATAA
- a CDS encoding PF20097 family protein, translating to MMQLNASCRINYKEIRMEMKPMKCPYCNGEMEIGILEGGRYLLWAKQPHKVSYHPKAGEVLLGEKAVSSIRVDSYICKQCKKIIIDYANLDDVKEG from the coding sequence ATGATGCAATTAAATGCATCATGTCGAATTAATTACAAAGAGATTCGAATGGAGATGAAACCTATGAAATGTCCCTATTGTAATGGTGAAATGGAGATAGGTATATTAGAAGGAGGAAGGTATCTTTTATGGGCGAAACAGCCACATAAAGTATCCTATCATCCTAAAGCAGGCGAAGTCTTACTAGGAGAAAAAGCGGTTAGTTCTATCAGAGTAGATTCTTATATTTGCAAGCAGTGTAAAAAGATTATCATAGATTATGCTAATCTTGATGATGTAAAAGAGGGATAG
- a CDS encoding arsenate reductase ArsC, producing MKKKVAFVCVHNSCRSQMAEGWAKKLGSDVLEAYSAGTENYPEVKPLAVQVMEEEGVDMGGYHPKLLSDIPEEVDILITMGCNVVCPYVPCRYREDWGLEDPSGGPIEDYRKTRNIIKEKVMDLIQRVKKQTNLMNIKEDVSGEKNPSTFSFKS from the coding sequence ATGAAAAAGAAGGTGGCATTTGTATGTGTTCACAATTCCTGTCGTTCTCAAATGGCAGAAGGTTGGGCAAAGAAATTGGGAAGTGATGTATTGGAAGCATATTCGGCGGGAACAGAAAATTATCCTGAAGTAAAACCACTGGCAGTACAGGTAATGGAAGAAGAAGGGGTAGATATGGGCGGATATCATCCAAAATTATTAAGTGATATTCCAGAAGAAGTAGATATTTTAATAACTATGGGTTGTAACGTAGTATGCCCTTATGTGCCATGCAGGTACAGAGAAGATTGGGGACTTGAGGACCCATCAGGTGGACCAATAGAGGATTACAGAAAAACAAGGAATATTATTAAAGAAAAAGTAATGGATTTGATACAGAGGGTAAAAAAACAAACAAATTTAATGAATATAAAAGAAGATGTTAGTGGAGAGAAAAATCCAAGCACTTTTTCTTTTAAGTCTTAA
- a CDS encoding DUF2703 domain-containing protein codes for MDCCQSQNNNCICNTKCCEDLRQSQTEEKNEIIIDFLYLDLNICTRCQGTDAGLEEAIADVAKILQLTGIEVVVNKIHIDSKEKAKQHRFISSPTIRVNGEDIQMDVKESLCESCGDLCGDEVDCRVWVYKGKEYNVPPKAMIIDAILRKVYSDKKARLNDRVDKEAYQLPENLRRFFESIEKNKKPE; via the coding sequence ATGGATTGTTGTCAGTCACAAAATAATAACTGTATATGTAATACGAAATGCTGTGAAGATTTAAGACAGAGTCAAACTGAAGAAAAAAATGAAATAATAATTGATTTTTTATATTTAGACCTAAACATTTGCACACGATGTCAGGGAACAGATGCAGGGCTTGAAGAGGCCATTGCAGATGTGGCAAAGATACTTCAATTGACAGGGATAGAAGTAGTTGTGAACAAAATCCATATTGATAGTAAAGAAAAGGCAAAACAACATAGATTTATTAGTTCGCCTACTATACGAGTAAATGGAGAAGACATACAAATGGATGTCAAGGAATCTCTATGTGAATCTTGTGGAGATTTATGTGGCGATGAAGTTGATTGCCGAGTATGGGTGTATAAGGGAAAAGAATATAATGTTCCACCAAAAGCAATGATTATTGATGCCATCCTTCGTAAAGTATATAGTGATAAGAAAGCACGGTTGAATGATAGGGTTGATAAAGAAGCATATCAATTACCAGAAAATTTGCGGAGGTTTTTTGAGTCGATTGAGAAAAATAAAAAACCTGAATAA
- a CDS encoding class I SAM-dependent methyltransferase has translation MDWNIVQLPVENIYDKLDISFTPFFKENIQLFKEIGYERILDIGCGYGKHSIYLAENNFNVTSIDINAQAIEWLKRYIDRKSISNITLIQADMNSLPFQDNYFDTVICTSVLHHQDFKQIENSISEIYRVLRRRGYFLFDFLSVEDDSFGIGEEIEKNTFVGSREGEENIPHHYTDVIELNELFNNFRKIKIQKNEYHIIIDSERKIKSRVFDVLTYK, from the coding sequence ATGGATTGGAATATAGTTCAGTTACCAGTTGAAAATATATATGATAAATTGGATATTAGTTTTACACCCTTTTTCAAAGAGAATATTCAGTTATTTAAAGAGATTGGATATGAAAGAATTTTAGACATAGGATGTGGCTACGGTAAACATAGCATTTATCTTGCAGAAAATAATTTTAATGTAACTTCAATAGATATAAATGCACAGGCAATAGAATGGTTAAAGAGATATATAGATAGAAAATCTATAAGTAATATTACTTTAATACAAGCAGATATGAATAGTCTTCCGTTTCAAGATAATTATTTTGATACAGTGATTTGCACATCCGTACTTCATCATCAGGATTTTAAACAAATTGAAAATAGCATTTCTGAAATCTATAGGGTGTTAAGACGAAGAGGATACTTTTTATTTGACTTTCTATCAGTAGAAGATGACTCTTTTGGAATTGGAGAAGAGATAGAAAAAAATACATTTGTAGGTTCAAGAGAAGGAGAAGAAAATATACCTCACCATTATACTGATGTTATTGAATTAAATGAGTTGTTTAATAATTTCAGGAAGATTAAAATTCAAAAAAATGAATATCATATTATCATTGATTCAGAAAGAAAGATTAAAAGTAGGGTTTTTGATGTTTTGACTTATAAGTAA
- the arsB gene encoding ACR3 family arsenite efflux transporter, with product MDSEEVIEKKRGLGFFEKYLTLWVIACIIAGVAIGQLIPAIPETLSKFEYANVSIPVAILIWLMIYPMMLKIDFSSIIKATKKPKGLIVTCATNWFIKPFTMYLIAAFFLKIVFIRWIGQDLATDYLAGAVLLGAAPCTAMVFVWSYLTKGDPAYTLVQVAVNDLILLLAFTPIVAFLLGVSNVIVPYDTLFLSVVLFVVIPLLGGYLSRKFIIKHRSVEYFEDVFLKKFDNVTIVGLLLTLIIIFSFQGEIILNNPLHILLIAVPLIIQTFLIFFIAYGWAKIWKLPHDIAAPAGMIGASNFFELAVAVAISLFGLDSGAALATVVGVLVEVPVMLVLVRIANNTRYWFKQTGERGK from the coding sequence TTGGATAGCGAAGAAGTAATAGAGAAAAAAAGGGGACTGGGCTTTTTCGAAAAATACTTAACATTATGGGTAATTGCATGCATCATAGCGGGAGTTGCCATAGGACAATTAATTCCTGCAATTCCTGAAACATTAAGTAAGTTTGAATATGCCAATGTATCCATTCCTGTTGCTATTCTGATATGGCTCATGATATACCCTATGATGCTGAAGATTGATTTTTCAAGCATTATCAAGGCAACAAAAAAACCGAAGGGACTTATAGTTACCTGTGCGACAAACTGGTTCATCAAGCCTTTTACCATGTATCTCATAGCAGCATTTTTCTTAAAGATAGTATTCATAAGATGGATTGGTCAAGATTTAGCGACAGACTATCTTGCGGGTGCAGTATTACTGGGAGCCGCACCATGTACCGCTATGGTGTTCGTATGGAGTTATCTGACAAAAGGCGACCCTGCTTATACATTAGTTCAGGTAGCGGTAAATGACCTGATTTTATTACTCGCATTTACTCCTATAGTAGCATTTTTATTAGGAGTAAGTAATGTAATTGTTCCTTATGATACACTATTTTTATCCGTTGTCTTGTTTGTTGTGATACCTTTACTTGGCGGATACTTATCAAGAAAATTTATTATAAAGCATAGGAGCGTAGAATATTTTGAAGATGTTTTTCTAAAGAAGTTTGATAATGTAACTATTGTAGGTTTGCTTCTTACTTTAATAATCATTTTCTCGTTTCAGGGTGAAATTATTTTAAATAATCCTCTGCACATTTTATTAATTGCTGTACCATTAATTATTCAGACATTTTTAATATTCTTCATCGCCTATGGATGGGCAAAGATATGGAAACTTCCCCATGATATTGCAGCACCTGCGGGAATGATTGGAGCAAGTAACTTCTTTGAACTTGCTGTTGCAGTGGCCATTTCACTTTTTGGGTTGGATTCTGGAGCCGCTCTTGCAACAGTTGTGGGAGTACTGGTTGAAGTTCCTGTCATGCTTGTACTTGTTAGAATAGCCAACAACACAAGGTATTGGTTTAAACAAACTGGTGAAAGGGGAAAATAA